GGGTGTGAAATTCTGGGCTTTTCACGACAGCGATATTGCACCGGAAGAAGATACGCTGGCTGCGACCCAAAAAAATCTTGATCACATTGTTAAGCTCGCGAAGAAGATGCAAAAAGATACGGGCATCCGTCTGATTTGGGGAACCTGCAATCTCTTTTCGCATCCTCGTTTTATGTCCGGCGCCTCGACCAATCCTTCGCCCGCTATTTTCGCCTATGCCGCGGCAAAGGTAAAAAAAGCCATTGAAGTAACCAAATATCTCGGCGGTCAGGGCTACGTATTTTGGGGTGGACGGGAAGGCTATGAAACCTTACTCAACACCGACATGGGCAAAGAACAAGATCATTTGGGTCTCTTTTTGAATATGGCGGTGGACTATGCGAAAAAGATAAAGTTCGACGGACAGTTCTATATTGAACCCAAACCCATGGAACCTACCAAACACCAATATGATTTTGATGCTGCCAGTTGTTACGCTTTCTTGCAGCGCTATAATCTGGATAAAACTTTCAAGCTGAATCTTGAAGCAAACCATGCGACCTTGGCAGGTCACACATTAATGCACGAAATTGAATATGCCTCGGCAAACGGAATCTTTGGTTCTGTCGATGCCAACCGCGGGGACTTAATGTTGGGCTGGGATACAGACCAATTCCCCACCGACCTCTACGACACGACCTTGACCATGTACTCCATTATCAAGGCGGGCGGCTTCACCAAGGGCGGACTCAATTTTGACGCCCATGTCCGCAGACAATCCATTGACACCGTGGATCTCTTTCATGCCCACATAGGCGCTATGGACTGCTTCGCGCGGGGCCTCAAAATCGCCGCCAACCTTCACAAAGACAAAGTCTTCAAGAAATTTATTGATCAACGCTATGCCGGATGGAAGACGGGCATTGGCAAAGACATTGAAGCGGGCAAAGTGGGATTCGAAGAACTGGAAGCCTACACGCTCAAACATGGTGAACCCAAGATCGTCAGCGGTCGTCAAGAAATGTTGGAGAATCTTTTGAACGACTATATCTGCTGACCCAAGACTGAACAACGATGATTTCAGGCGGCTGCTCCCACCCTGGGCGGCCGCCTTTTTTATCGCTAAGGTTTCGTGATATCCGACATCAATTGATCTGTCTGCACAGGGAAAGCGCCTCTCTTCTATGCGGGCACGATCATCACCCAAAATTAAAGAGGGCGGATATCGTAGATTAAAGGTATCTTTCCTTTGTCCACAAATTGTGGATTGCCATATAAGGTTATGCCGAAGGAATAATTTTTGCTGCGCCCTTTGCCCGGAACTTTGAAAG
The nucleotide sequence above comes from Candidatus Hydrogenedentota bacterium. Encoded proteins:
- the xylA gene encoding xylose isomerase, translating into MTVYFPEVSKPIAFEGPDSKNPLSFKHYNPNEKVMGKTMADHLRFAVSYWHTLKGEGSDMFGVPTMKRIYNEGDNPLQIAEQTLEAAFEFFTKLGVKFWAFHDSDIAPEEDTLAATQKNLDHIVKLAKKMQKDTGIRLIWGTCNLFSHPRFMSGASTNPSPAIFAYAAAKVKKAIEVTKYLGGQGYVFWGGREGYETLLNTDMGKEQDHLGLFLNMAVDYAKKIKFDGQFYIEPKPMEPTKHQYDFDAASCYAFLQRYNLDKTFKLNLEANHATLAGHTLMHEIEYASANGIFGSVDANRGDLMLGWDTDQFPTDLYDTTLTMYSIIKAGGFTKGGLNFDAHVRRQSIDTVDLFHAHIGAMDCFARGLKIAANLHKDKVFKKFIDQRYAGWKTGIGKDIEAGKVGFEELEAYTLKHGEPKIVSGRQEMLENLLNDYIC